A genomic segment from Triplophysa dalaica isolate WHDGS20190420 chromosome 22, ASM1584641v1, whole genome shotgun sequence encodes:
- the pitpnab gene encoding phosphatidylinositol transfer protein alpha isoform translates to MLIKEFRVILPISVEEYQVGQLYSVAEASKKETGGGEGVEVLKNEPYEKDGEKGQYTHKIYHLQSKVPSFVRMLAPASALNIHEKAWNAYPYCRTVITNEYMKENFLIKIETWHKPDMGQQDNVHGLDPDTWKKVDVVYIDIADRSQVELKDYKPEEDPTKIKSVKTGRGPLGPDWKKELPKKTDCPHMCAYKLVTVKFKWWGLQNKVENFIQKQEKRLFTNFHRQLFCWIDKWIELNMEDIRRMEEETRKELDEMRVKDPVKGMVALED, encoded by the exons TATCAGGTAGGGCAGCTGTACTCAGTAGCAGAAGCCAGTAAGAAAGAGACGGGAGGAGGAGAAGGTGTGGAGGTGTTGAAGAACGAACCCTATGAGAAGGATGGAGAGAAGGgacagtacacacacaaaatctaTCACCTGCAGAG TAAAGTCCCCTCATTTGTGCGGATGCTTGCACCGGCGTCAGCACTCAACATTCACGAGAAAGCTTGGAACGCCTACCCATACTGTCGCACAG TAATCACA aacgaGTATATGAAAGAAAACTTCCTCATCAAGATTGAGACATGGCATAAGCCTGATATGGGACAGCAGGACAAT GTTCATGGTCTAGACCCAGACACCTGGAAAAAGGTGGACGTTGTGTACATAGACATTGCAGACCGGAGTCAGGTAGAGCTAAAG GACTATAAACCAGAAGAAGACCCTACTAAGATCAAGTCTGTAAAGACTGGGAGGGGGCCGCTCGGACCTGATTGGAAG aaagaGCTTCCTAAAAAGACAGACTGTCCACACATGTGTGCCTATAAACTGGTAACTGTTAAGTTCAAGTGGTGGGGGCTGCAAAACAAAGTGGAAAACTTCATTCAAAAG CAAGAGAAGCGCTTGTTTACTAATTTCCACCGGCAGCTGTTCTGCTGGATTGATAAATGGATCGAGCTAAACATGGAGGACATCCGTAGAATGGAGGAGGAGACCAGGAAGGAGCTGGATGAG ATGAGAGTGAAAGATCCAGTGAAAGGGATGGTGGCACTTGAAGACTGA